The Streptomyces avermitilis MA-4680 = NBRC 14893 genome contains a region encoding:
- a CDS encoding PRC-barrel domain-containing protein, whose product MSDSIWGYQPTTGHTAGTDLIGYKVEATDGSIGKVDKHSDDVNSSYLVVDTGVWIFGKHVLLPAGTVKTVDQAERKIYVDLTKEQIKDSPEFDKDKHAGDAGYHEQVGSYYQSHRRV is encoded by the coding sequence ATGAGTGACAGCATCTGGGGCTACCAGCCGACCACCGGCCACACCGCGGGCACCGACCTGATCGGATACAAGGTCGAGGCCACCGACGGCAGTATCGGGAAAGTCGACAAGCACTCGGACGACGTCAACTCCTCGTACCTCGTCGTCGACACCGGCGTGTGGATCTTCGGCAAGCACGTTCTGCTGCCGGCCGGGACCGTGAAGACGGTCGACCAGGCCGAGCGCAAGATCTATGTCGACCTCACGAAGGAGCAGATCAAGGACTCCCCGGAGTTCGACAAGGACAAGCACGCCGGTGACGCCGGCTACCACGAGCAGGTCGGCAGCTACTACCAGAGCCACCGACGCGTCTGA